The Apium graveolens cultivar Ventura chromosome 6, ASM990537v1, whole genome shotgun sequence genome contains a region encoding:
- the LOC141664328 gene encoding cyclic nucleotide-gated ion channel 1-like isoform X3: MNLAQEKYVRFENSSSDKSLGYQGHTKNRGLQGFKAVVSSLVGSIQRGLEQSSRGIVSVRISQNVRLLTDGSKDKSTSGKRFIDPQGQFLQRWNKIFVLACVLSVSLDPLFFYVPVIDGKRRCLNIDKHLAITASILRSFTDIFYILHIIFQFHTGFIAPSTRVFGRGELITNHYAIAKRYLSTYFIVDILAILPLPQVVGAFWYLFSIERKDKCWRDACKGDCDIDYLYCRNGVGEHNSILIAACPLLEPEDIRKPTDFNFGIFLDALKSNVVEMENFPRKFLYCFWWGLRSLSSLGQNLKTSTFVGEILFAITISIVGLVLFSLLIGNMQKYLQSITIREEEMRVKRRDAELWMSHRMLPESLRERIKRYEQYKWQETRGVDEEFLIRDLPNDVRRDINRHLCLALLTRVPMFASMDEQLLDAMCDRLKPVLYTEKSYIVREGDPVDEMLFVMRGKILTMTTNGGRTGFFNSVNLKAGDFCGEELLTWALVPNSSSSLPISTRTVQAVSDVEAFALMAEDLKFVASQFRRLHSKQLQHTFSGDHGQLVLYKQHGDVIVRGSLRSLYVKMKTDFKMHWPERAEPHQALELPSMRPGLLPMPFEPCGAIVCLVRICPTMCLRYLFRSQVSLILVLKKVDNLYIYFHDPKKLIFSHFCRFVFSFLP; the protein is encoded by the exons ATGAATCTTGCACAAGAAAAATACGTAAG GTTCGAGAACTCAAGTTCAGACAAATCTCTTGGTTATCAGGGGCACACCAAAAATCGTGGGCTGCAAGGATTTAAAGCAGTTGTCAGCTCCCTTGTGGGCAGTATTCAAAGAGGACTAGAGCAGAGTTCTAGAGGCATTGTAAGCGTGAGAATTTCACAAAATGTTCGTTTACTAACTGATGGCTCAAAGGACAAATCCACTTCAGGAAAAAGATTTATTGATCCTCAGGGACAATTTCTTCAGCGATGGAATAAGATATTTGTATTGGCTTGTGTTTTATCAGTTTCTTTGGATCCGTTGTTCTTTTATGTTCCTGTCATTGATGGGAAACGGAGGTGCCTAAATATAGACAAGCACCTAGCAATCACAGCTTCTATTCTTCGTTCATTTACCGACATCTTCTACATACTACACATTATCTTTCAATTTCATACAGGGTTTATTGCCCCTTCTACTCGAGTATTTGGAAGGGGTGAACTCATTACCAATCACTATGCTATAGCAAAACGATACTTGTCCACCTACTTCATTGTTGACATTTTAGCGATCCTCCCTCTTCCTCAG GTTGTTGGAGCCTTTTGGTATCTGTTCTCAATTGAGAGGAAAGACAAATGCTGGCGTGACGCATGCAAGGGTGACTGTGACATTGACTACTTATATTGTAGAAATGGTGTTGGTGAACACAATTCAATCCTAATTGCTGCTTGCCCTCTTCTTGAACCAGAAGATATTAGAAAACCAACAGATTTCAATTTTGGCATATTTCTTGATGCTCTGAAGTCTAATGTGGTGGAGATGGAAAATTTTCCACGTAAATTTCTTTATTGCTTCTGGTGGGGTTTGCGGAGTTTAAG TTCACTTGGTCAAAACCTCAAAACAAGTACTTTTGTTGGGGAGATTCTCTTTGCCATCACCATTTCCATTGTTGGATTAGTGCTATTTTCCTTGCTCATAGGCAACATGCAG AAATATTTGCAGTCTATCACCATCCGAGAAGAGGAGATGAGGGTAAAAAGGAGAGATGCAGAGTTATGGATGTCACATCGCATGCTCCCAGAGAGTCTAAGGGAGAGGATTAAGCGTTACGAACAGTACAAATGGCAAGAAACCAGAGGAGTTGATGAGGAATTTCTCATCCGTGACCTTCCTAATGATGTGAGAAGGGACATAAACCGCCATCTTTGTTTGGCTTTACTGACTAGA GTGCCAATGTTTGCAAGCATGGATGAACAATTGTTGGATGCTATGTGTGATCGACTTAAGCCAGTTCTTTACACAGAGAAGAGCTATATAGTCCGTGAAGGTGATCCAGTTGATGAAATGCTTTTTGTGATGCGTGGAAAGATTTTGACAATGACCACCAATGGTGGAAGAACTGGCTTCTTTAACTCTGTTAATCTGAAAGCGGGTGATTTCTGTGGAGAAGAACTTCTTACGTGGGCATTGGTCCCCAACTCTTCTTCTAGTCTTCCAATCTCAACTCGAACTGTGCAAGCAGTATCTGATGTTGAAGCTTTTGCCCTAATGGCTGAAGACCTCAAGTTTGTTGCCTCCCAGTTCCGACGCCTTCACAGCAAGCAGCTTCAGCACACTTTCAG TGGAGATCATGGGCAGCTTGTTTTATACAAGCAGCATGGCGACGTCATTGTAAGAGGGAGTTTGAGAAGTCTTTACGTGAAAATGAAGACAGACTTCAAAATGCATTGGCCAGAGAGGGCGGAACCACACCAAGCCTTGGAGCTACCATCTATGCGTCCAGGTTTGCTGCCAATGCCCTTCGAGCCTTGCGGCGCAATCGTATGCCTAGTGCGAATTTGCCCCACAATGTGCCTACGTTACTTATTCAGAAGCCAAGTGAGCCTGATTTTAGTGCTGAAGAAAGTAGATAATTTGTACATATATTTTCATGATCCTAAGAAACTCATATTTTCCCACTTTTGCCGCTTTGTGTTTAGCTTCCTTCCCTGA
- the LOC141664328 gene encoding cyclic nucleotide-gated ion channel 1-like isoform X1, whose protein sequence is MNLAQEKYVRFENSSSDKSLGYQGHTKNRGLQGFKAVVSSLVGSIQRGLEQSSRGIVSVRISQNVRLLTDGSKDKSTSGKRFIDPQGQFLQRWNKIFVLACVLSVSLDPLFFYVPVIDGKRRCLNIDKHLAITASILRSFTDIFYILHIIFQFHTGFIAPSTRVFGRGELITNHYAIAKRYLSTYFIVDILAILPLPQVVILVIIPKMDGPVSLTTKDMLKFVILCQYIPRFFRIYPLFNEVTRSSGLFAETAWAGAAINLFLYMLASHVVGAFWYLFSIERKDKCWRDACKGDCDIDYLYCRNGVGEHNSILIAACPLLEPEDIRKPTDFNFGIFLDALKSNVVEMENFPRKFLYCFWWGLRSLSSLGQNLKTSTFVGEILFAITISIVGLVLFSLLIGNMQKYLQSITIREEEMRVKRRDAELWMSHRMLPESLRERIKRYEQYKWQETRGVDEEFLIRDLPNDVRRDINRHLCLALLTRVPMFASMDEQLLDAMCDRLKPVLYTEKSYIVREGDPVDEMLFVMRGKILTMTTNGGRTGFFNSVNLKAGDFCGEELLTWALVPNSSSSLPISTRTVQAVSDVEAFALMAEDLKFVASQFRRLHSKQLQHTFSGDHGQLVLYKQHGDVIVRGSLRSLYVKMKTDFKMHWPERAEPHQALELPSMRPGLLPMPFEPCGAIVCLVRICPTMCLRYLFRSQVSLILVLKKVDNLYIYFHDPKKLIFSHFCRFVFSFLP, encoded by the exons ATGAATCTTGCACAAGAAAAATACGTAAG GTTCGAGAACTCAAGTTCAGACAAATCTCTTGGTTATCAGGGGCACACCAAAAATCGTGGGCTGCAAGGATTTAAAGCAGTTGTCAGCTCCCTTGTGGGCAGTATTCAAAGAGGACTAGAGCAGAGTTCTAGAGGCATTGTAAGCGTGAGAATTTCACAAAATGTTCGTTTACTAACTGATGGCTCAAAGGACAAATCCACTTCAGGAAAAAGATTTATTGATCCTCAGGGACAATTTCTTCAGCGATGGAATAAGATATTTGTATTGGCTTGTGTTTTATCAGTTTCTTTGGATCCGTTGTTCTTTTATGTTCCTGTCATTGATGGGAAACGGAGGTGCCTAAATATAGACAAGCACCTAGCAATCACAGCTTCTATTCTTCGTTCATTTACCGACATCTTCTACATACTACACATTATCTTTCAATTTCATACAGGGTTTATTGCCCCTTCTACTCGAGTATTTGGAAGGGGTGAACTCATTACCAATCACTATGCTATAGCAAAACGATACTTGTCCACCTACTTCATTGTTGACATTTTAGCGATCCTCCCTCTTCCTCAG GTGGTCATTTTAGTTATCATTCCAAAAATGGATGGACCAGTTTCACTGACTACAAAAGATATGTTGAAGTTTGTAATCTTATGCCAATACATTCCCAGATTTTTTCGCATCTATCCACTTTTTAATGAAGTGACGAGGTCTTCTGGATTATTTGCTGAAACAGCATGGGCTGGAGCTGCAATCAACCTGTTTCTCTATATGCTTGCTAGTCAT GTTGTTGGAGCCTTTTGGTATCTGTTCTCAATTGAGAGGAAAGACAAATGCTGGCGTGACGCATGCAAGGGTGACTGTGACATTGACTACTTATATTGTAGAAATGGTGTTGGTGAACACAATTCAATCCTAATTGCTGCTTGCCCTCTTCTTGAACCAGAAGATATTAGAAAACCAACAGATTTCAATTTTGGCATATTTCTTGATGCTCTGAAGTCTAATGTGGTGGAGATGGAAAATTTTCCACGTAAATTTCTTTATTGCTTCTGGTGGGGTTTGCGGAGTTTAAG TTCACTTGGTCAAAACCTCAAAACAAGTACTTTTGTTGGGGAGATTCTCTTTGCCATCACCATTTCCATTGTTGGATTAGTGCTATTTTCCTTGCTCATAGGCAACATGCAG AAATATTTGCAGTCTATCACCATCCGAGAAGAGGAGATGAGGGTAAAAAGGAGAGATGCAGAGTTATGGATGTCACATCGCATGCTCCCAGAGAGTCTAAGGGAGAGGATTAAGCGTTACGAACAGTACAAATGGCAAGAAACCAGAGGAGTTGATGAGGAATTTCTCATCCGTGACCTTCCTAATGATGTGAGAAGGGACATAAACCGCCATCTTTGTTTGGCTTTACTGACTAGA GTGCCAATGTTTGCAAGCATGGATGAACAATTGTTGGATGCTATGTGTGATCGACTTAAGCCAGTTCTTTACACAGAGAAGAGCTATATAGTCCGTGAAGGTGATCCAGTTGATGAAATGCTTTTTGTGATGCGTGGAAAGATTTTGACAATGACCACCAATGGTGGAAGAACTGGCTTCTTTAACTCTGTTAATCTGAAAGCGGGTGATTTCTGTGGAGAAGAACTTCTTACGTGGGCATTGGTCCCCAACTCTTCTTCTAGTCTTCCAATCTCAACTCGAACTGTGCAAGCAGTATCTGATGTTGAAGCTTTTGCCCTAATGGCTGAAGACCTCAAGTTTGTTGCCTCCCAGTTCCGACGCCTTCACAGCAAGCAGCTTCAGCACACTTTCAG TGGAGATCATGGGCAGCTTGTTTTATACAAGCAGCATGGCGACGTCATTGTAAGAGGGAGTTTGAGAAGTCTTTACGTGAAAATGAAGACAGACTTCAAAATGCATTGGCCAGAGAGGGCGGAACCACACCAAGCCTTGGAGCTACCATCTATGCGTCCAGGTTTGCTGCCAATGCCCTTCGAGCCTTGCGGCGCAATCGTATGCCTAGTGCGAATTTGCCCCACAATGTGCCTACGTTACTTATTCAGAAGCCAAGTGAGCCTGATTTTAGTGCTGAAGAAAGTAGATAATTTGTACATATATTTTCATGATCCTAAGAAACTCATATTTTCCCACTTTTGCCGCTTTGTGTTTAGCTTCCTTCCCTGA
- the LOC141664329 gene encoding beclin-1-like protein codes for MNKINNSNNSANNNTSYNLMDKGRTLPVDPNLPRWVCQNCRHNLVIVGVDSYADKFLNDSSFRSGIQGSSVHGASSVLNSTRMDHSFVVLPKQKSQVPGVPPRPRGGPIQSDASQSGKAMEESFVVLPPPAASVYKCESASDASGIHVPSHEGEPTGAPSQPNNSGFHSTITVLKRAFEIATTQTQVEQPLCLECMRVLSDKLDKEVEDVNRDIKAYEACLQRLEGEPRNALSEADFLKEKMKIEEEERKLEAAMEDTEKQCAEVTAELKELNIKSSRFNELEDRYWHEFNNFQFQLISHQEERDAILAKIEVSQAHLELLKKTNVLNDAFPIWYDGDFGTINNFRLGRLPKIPVEWDEINAAWGQACFLLHTMAQYFRPKFQYRIKIIPMGSYPRIMDASNNSYELFGPVNLFWSTRYDKAMTLFLTCLKEFAEFANSKDKENNIPADKRFKLPYKIENDKVENYSITQSFNKQENWTKALKYTLCNLKWALYWFVGNTNFQPISGTVSSRADVPPASSMYKSRTSNSKSELQSSSNS; via the exons ATGAATAAGATTAACAACAGCAACAATAGCGCTAATAATAACACTAGTTATAATCTGATGGACAAAGGTCGGACCCTACCGGTTGACCCGAATCTTCCCCGATGGGTTTGCCAGAACTGCCGCCACAATCTCGTCATCGTCGGCGTCGATTCTTACGCCGACAAGTTCCTCAATGACTCCTCCTTTCGTTctg GGATTCAGGGTTCTTCAGTTCATGGTGCGAGCAGTGTTTTAAATTCAACACGTATGGACCACTCATTTGTGGTGTTGCCTAAACAAAAATCCCAAGTACCAGGGGTCCCTCCACGTCCTCGTGGTGGACCCATTCAGTCTGATGCAAGCCAGTCTGGGAAGGCAATGGAGGAATCATTTGTTGTTTTGCCTCCACCTGCTGCTTCTGTATACAAGTGTGAATCTGCTTCTGATGCAAGCGGGATCCATGTGCCATCACACGAGGGTGAACCTACTGGTGCTCCTTCACAACCAAACAATTCTGGTTTCCATTCCACTATAACAGTCCTCAAGCGCGCATTTGAAATTGCCACAACACAGACACAG GTTGAACAACCTCTATGCCTCGAGTGTATGAGAGTGTTATCCGATAAGCTTGATAAAGAGGTTGAAGATGTGAACCGAGATATAAAAGCATACGAGGCATGCCTGCAAAGGTTAGAGGGGGAGCCCCGAAATGCTCTTAGCGAGGCTGATTTTCTCAAGGAGAAAATGAAG ATAGAAGAAGAAGAAAGGAAACTTGAAGCAGCTATGGAAGATACAGAAAAACAGTGTGCGGAAGTCACTGCTGAACTGAAAGAACTAAATATAAAATCCAGTCGCTTCAATGAGTTGGAAGACAG GTATTGGCATGAGTTCAATAATTTCCAGTTTCAGTTGATCTCACATCAG GAAGAAAGGGATGCGATTCTCGCAAAGATTGAAGTTTCTCAGGCACATCTAGAGTTGCTGAAGAAAACCAATGTGCTAAACGATGCTTTTCCAATCTGGTATGATGGAGACTTTGGGACAATTAACAATTTCAGGCTAGGCAGACTTCCTAAAATTCCG GTGGAGTGGGATGAAATTAATGCTGCATGGGGCCAAGCATGCTTTCTCCTCCACACGATGGCTCAGTATTTCCGACCAaaattcca ATATCGGATAAAAATAATTCCCATGGGCAGTTATCCTCGGATTATGGATGCTAGCAATAATAGTTATGAACT ATTTGGCCCAGTAAATTTGTTCTGGAGCACTCGCTATGACAAAGCAATGACATTGTTCTTAACTTGCCTGAAAGAGTTTGCGGAATTTGCAAATTCCAAAGATAAGGAAAATAATATACCGGCAGACAAACGTTTTAAACTTCCCTACAA GATTGAGAACGACAAAGTGGAAAACTATTCCATTACCCAGAGTTTCAATAAACAAGAGAACTGGACAAAAGCTCTCAAGTACACCCTTTGCAACTTAAAATGGGCCCTTTACTGGTTTGTTGGGAATACAAATTTTCAGCCTATTTCCGGGACAGTCTCTTCGCGTGCTGATGTTCCTCCTGCAAGTTCTATGTATAAAAGTCGCACTTCTAATTCCAAGTCAGAATTACAGAGCTCGTCAAATTCATAA
- the LOC141664328 gene encoding cyclic nucleotide-gated ion channel 1-like isoform X2, whose translation MNLAQEKYVRFENSSSDKSLGYQGHTKNRGLQGFKAVVSSLVGSIQRGLEQSSRGIVSVRISQNVRLLTDGSKDKSTSGKRFIDPQGQFLQRWNKIFVLACVLSVSLDPLFFYVPVIDGKRRCLNIDKHLAITASILRSFTDIFYILHIIFQFHTGFIAPSTRVFGRGELITNHYAIAKRYLSTYFIVDILAILPLPQVVILVIIPKMDGPVSLTTKDMLKFVILCQYIPRFFRIYPLFNEVTRSSGLFAETAWAGAAINLFLYMLASHVVGAFWYLFSIERKDKCWRDACKGDCDIDYLYCRNGVGEHNSILIAACPLLEPEDIRKPTDFNFGIFLDALKSNVVEMENFPRKFLYCFWWGLRSLSSLGQNLKTSTFVGEILFAITISIVGLVLFSLLIGNMQKYLQSITIREEEMRVKRRDAELWMSHRMLPESLRERIKRYEQYKWQETRGVDEEFLIRDLPNDVRRDINRHLCLALLTRVPMFASMDEQLLDAMCDRLKPVLYTEKSYIVREGDPVDEMLFVMRGKILTMTTNGGRTGFFNSVNLKAGDFCGEELLTWALVPNSSSSLPISTRTVQAVSDVEAFALMAEDLKFVASQFRRLHSKQLQHTFRYYSQQWRSWAACFIQAAWRRHCKREFEKSLRENEDRLQNALAREGGTTPSLGATIYASRFAANALRALRRNRMPSANLPHNVPTLLIQKPSEPDFSAEESR comes from the exons ATGAATCTTGCACAAGAAAAATACGTAAG GTTCGAGAACTCAAGTTCAGACAAATCTCTTGGTTATCAGGGGCACACCAAAAATCGTGGGCTGCAAGGATTTAAAGCAGTTGTCAGCTCCCTTGTGGGCAGTATTCAAAGAGGACTAGAGCAGAGTTCTAGAGGCATTGTAAGCGTGAGAATTTCACAAAATGTTCGTTTACTAACTGATGGCTCAAAGGACAAATCCACTTCAGGAAAAAGATTTATTGATCCTCAGGGACAATTTCTTCAGCGATGGAATAAGATATTTGTATTGGCTTGTGTTTTATCAGTTTCTTTGGATCCGTTGTTCTTTTATGTTCCTGTCATTGATGGGAAACGGAGGTGCCTAAATATAGACAAGCACCTAGCAATCACAGCTTCTATTCTTCGTTCATTTACCGACATCTTCTACATACTACACATTATCTTTCAATTTCATACAGGGTTTATTGCCCCTTCTACTCGAGTATTTGGAAGGGGTGAACTCATTACCAATCACTATGCTATAGCAAAACGATACTTGTCCACCTACTTCATTGTTGACATTTTAGCGATCCTCCCTCTTCCTCAG GTGGTCATTTTAGTTATCATTCCAAAAATGGATGGACCAGTTTCACTGACTACAAAAGATATGTTGAAGTTTGTAATCTTATGCCAATACATTCCCAGATTTTTTCGCATCTATCCACTTTTTAATGAAGTGACGAGGTCTTCTGGATTATTTGCTGAAACAGCATGGGCTGGAGCTGCAATCAACCTGTTTCTCTATATGCTTGCTAGTCAT GTTGTTGGAGCCTTTTGGTATCTGTTCTCAATTGAGAGGAAAGACAAATGCTGGCGTGACGCATGCAAGGGTGACTGTGACATTGACTACTTATATTGTAGAAATGGTGTTGGTGAACACAATTCAATCCTAATTGCTGCTTGCCCTCTTCTTGAACCAGAAGATATTAGAAAACCAACAGATTTCAATTTTGGCATATTTCTTGATGCTCTGAAGTCTAATGTGGTGGAGATGGAAAATTTTCCACGTAAATTTCTTTATTGCTTCTGGTGGGGTTTGCGGAGTTTAAG TTCACTTGGTCAAAACCTCAAAACAAGTACTTTTGTTGGGGAGATTCTCTTTGCCATCACCATTTCCATTGTTGGATTAGTGCTATTTTCCTTGCTCATAGGCAACATGCAG AAATATTTGCAGTCTATCACCATCCGAGAAGAGGAGATGAGGGTAAAAAGGAGAGATGCAGAGTTATGGATGTCACATCGCATGCTCCCAGAGAGTCTAAGGGAGAGGATTAAGCGTTACGAACAGTACAAATGGCAAGAAACCAGAGGAGTTGATGAGGAATTTCTCATCCGTGACCTTCCTAATGATGTGAGAAGGGACATAAACCGCCATCTTTGTTTGGCTTTACTGACTAGA GTGCCAATGTTTGCAAGCATGGATGAACAATTGTTGGATGCTATGTGTGATCGACTTAAGCCAGTTCTTTACACAGAGAAGAGCTATATAGTCCGTGAAGGTGATCCAGTTGATGAAATGCTTTTTGTGATGCGTGGAAAGATTTTGACAATGACCACCAATGGTGGAAGAACTGGCTTCTTTAACTCTGTTAATCTGAAAGCGGGTGATTTCTGTGGAGAAGAACTTCTTACGTGGGCATTGGTCCCCAACTCTTCTTCTAGTCTTCCAATCTCAACTCGAACTGTGCAAGCAGTATCTGATGTTGAAGCTTTTGCCCTAATGGCTGAAGACCTCAAGTTTGTTGCCTCCCAGTTCCGACGCCTTCACAGCAAGCAGCTTCAGCACACTTTCAG GTACTATTCACAACAGTGGAGATCATGGGCAGCTTGTTTTATACAAGCAGCATGGCGACGTCATTGTAAGAGGGAGTTTGAGAAGTCTTTACGTGAAAATGAAGACAGACTTCAAAATGCATTGGCCAGAGAGGGCGGAACCACACCAAGCCTTGGAGCTACCATCTATGCGTCCAGGTTTGCTGCCAATGCCCTTCGAGCCTTGCGGCGCAATCGTATGCCTAGTGCGAATTTGCCCCACAATGTGCCTACGTTACTTATTCAGAAGCCAAGTGAGCCTGATTTTAGTGCTGAAGAAAGTAGATAA